A single genomic interval of Aegicerativicinus sediminis harbors:
- a CDS encoding SGNH/GDSL hydrolase family protein produces the protein MKRKVVFKLIAIALPFIFIFILEVLLRMVGYGEDYQLFHRIPMDNKPDYLVMNKKMAKKYFQDDDLRSDNQSDLFLQTKTDSTFRVFVQGASTVVGFPFYKGGSFPRMLKHRLSLTFPDKNVEVINTGMTAVNSYTLLDIANDIIKQNPDLVIIYAGHNEYYGAYGIGSSISYGSFPFVIRSYLKLKKLRFFQLLENTYHKISSSSFQKPSERTTTLMEVMAKEQRIPLDSKVYQDGLDQFQSNLDKLLSKYNNYEIPVILSTVVSNEKDIQPFISEGLPNETEFRNNVDYQDNIIKKTASSNAKAAYILGRSYLQENKDSAQKYLHLAKELDLLRFRAPEKINEIIQKKASKYKFPLVDMETVFIKHSPSNIVGNELMTEHVHPNIKGQFLMADAFYEKIKELDLFNDWSNYISFNEAIRDIPVSRIDSIQGIIVIDKLKISWPYNLNSNQEIDSVFDNNTKGKYRELKLAQDINQNIIKWDDAMAMAYNMYNSDGKYEKALQVAQTLIFEYPEQGKVYEMAGTMCLKMMDYKKAAFYFSKLNSIEPSALSANQLALAFVGLNKNGLAKKTLKNAQNKGFEVKDFDKVIEEFKSMELFKD, from the coding sequence ATGAAAAGAAAGGTCGTCTTTAAATTAATTGCCATTGCGCTCCCATTCATTTTCATTTTCATTCTTGAAGTTTTATTAAGAATGGTTGGGTATGGTGAAGATTATCAGCTGTTTCATAGAATACCAATGGATAATAAGCCTGATTACTTAGTCATGAATAAGAAAATGGCTAAGAAATATTTTCAGGATGACGATTTACGATCAGATAACCAATCGGACTTGTTTTTACAAACAAAAACGGATAGTACTTTTCGAGTTTTTGTTCAAGGGGCTTCAACCGTGGTTGGTTTTCCATTTTATAAAGGAGGATCTTTTCCTAGAATGCTAAAGCATAGGTTATCCTTAACATTTCCTGACAAAAATGTAGAAGTCATAAATACGGGGATGACGGCTGTAAATTCGTATACACTTCTAGATATTGCGAACGATATTATAAAACAAAACCCAGATTTAGTTATCATTTATGCTGGACATAATGAATATTATGGCGCCTATGGAATTGGTTCCTCAATTTCTTATGGTTCGTTTCCTTTTGTAATTCGTTCTTACCTCAAATTAAAAAAGTTGCGTTTTTTCCAACTTTTAGAAAATACCTACCATAAAATCTCCAGCTCTAGTTTTCAAAAACCATCTGAAAGAACTACAACATTAATGGAAGTTATGGCTAAAGAACAACGTATTCCATTAGATTCTAAAGTTTATCAGGATGGGTTGGATCAATTTCAAAGTAATTTAGATAAACTATTATCCAAATATAATAACTATGAAATCCCAGTTATATTATCAACTGTTGTAAGTAATGAAAAAGATATACAACCCTTTATAAGTGAAGGCCTTCCAAATGAAACTGAATTTCGTAATAATGTTGATTATCAAGATAACATCATAAAAAAAACTGCATCTTCAAATGCTAAAGCTGCCTATATATTAGGAAGAAGTTATCTTCAAGAAAATAAAGATTCTGCACAGAAATATCTTCATTTGGCCAAAGAATTAGATTTATTGAGGTTCCGTGCCCCAGAAAAAATCAATGAAATTATTCAAAAGAAGGCCAGTAAGTACAAATTTCCATTGGTAGATATGGAAACAGTATTTATCAAACATTCACCCTCTAACATTGTAGGTAATGAATTAATGACAGAACACGTACACCCAAATATTAAAGGTCAATTTCTAATGGCCGATGCGTTTTATGAGAAAATAAAAGAATTGGATTTATTTAATGATTGGAGTAATTATATATCATTTAATGAGGCTATACGCGATATTCCTGTTTCTCGGATTGATTCCATACAAGGAATAATTGTGATTGATAAATTAAAAATTTCATGGCCTTATAACCTAAATTCAAACCAGGAAATTGATTCCGTTTTCGATAATAACACAAAAGGGAAATACAGAGAATTAAAACTCGCCCAAGACATAAATCAAAATATTATTAAATGGGACGATGCTATGGCTATGGCTTATAACATGTATAATAGTGATGGGAAATATGAAAAAGCATTGCAAGTTGCCCAAACGTTAATTTTTGAATATCCCGAGCAGGGAAAGGTTTACGAAATGGCCGGAACTATGTGCCTCAAAATGATGGATTATAAAAAAGCCGCATTTTACTTTTCAAAGTTAAATTCAATTGAGCCTTCTGCCCTTTCTGCAAATCAACTAGCACTAGCCTTTGTGGGTTTAAACAAAAACGGTTTAGCGAAGAAAACGCTAAAGAATGCTCAAAATAAAGGATTTGAAGTAAAAGATTTCGACAAGGTTATTGAAGAATTCAAATCAATGGAGCTTTTTAAGGACTAA
- a CDS encoding RagB/SusD family nutrient uptake outer membrane protein encodes MRKIKLKSISIAIVLIALMLGSCSDEILVEEPRGVFTPDFFTTELGVQGGLTYLYQSTRSIYGFAYFLNLGETGTDEYAAAQSADNNFHDLDLAGQGNLSSTSGFSIGRVWGTSFPAINTASGIIENAEAVNLDNSLIAEAKFFRAFYYFLLVQTYGGVPLDLGGGELKFNNSVVRTSVRNTVPEVYTKAIFPDLEDAVNDLPDNPRLTGTVTKNVARLFLAKAYLTYGWWLENPNSIPTYPEASRTDPDGNSPSYYFQGAYDVAMDGINNPGPYRLLDCFYDVHVATNDRHEEMLFYSDRTEESQIYNEADLGWSGTDGGGPNTAVWMVTPNYTTITVDGVSAVQREAAQSYGRPWTRMAPTINVFTETFAEKDLDSRYDATFVSSYRGNWDKGGDTTPTITAANGMEIAPGDAVISFLDDYDPSVNYVNGGNLGGGEIAGRSDYVINLNEINRRFYPGLWKLGTYRTDNAGGLGSPNGALTRPFPIAKFSELYLVAAEAAVKGASGSMSARDLVNVIRARAGKWCYDNGENEPRVEDNSAAMVAATPAVVDIDFILAERSREYFGEGYRWYDLVRTQKWTEYASSYEIGGNSASDHSPTVTNRTIQPYHYLRPIPRSQIDDMDMSQAEKDAYQNPGYQ; translated from the coding sequence ATGAGAAAGATAAAACTTAAAAGTATTTCAATTGCAATTGTTTTAATTGCCTTGATGCTAGGTTCTTGTTCAGATGAAATTCTTGTAGAAGAACCACGGGGAGTGTTTACCCCAGATTTTTTCACTACTGAACTAGGTGTTCAAGGTGGATTAACCTATTTATATCAAAGTACAAGAAGTATTTATGGATTTGCCTATTTTTTAAATTTAGGTGAAACTGGAACAGATGAATATGCTGCGGCCCAAAGTGCTGATAATAATTTTCATGATTTAGATCTTGCAGGTCAAGGTAATTTAAGTTCAACCAGTGGGTTTTCTATTGGTAGAGTTTGGGGAACTTCATTCCCTGCTATAAATACGGCAAGTGGTATTATAGAAAACGCTGAAGCTGTAAACCTTGATAACTCCCTAATAGCAGAGGCCAAATTTTTTAGGGCATTTTATTATTTTCTTTTGGTACAAACTTATGGTGGAGTGCCTTTAGATTTGGGAGGCGGGGAATTGAAATTCAACAATTCTGTTGTTAGAACTTCTGTTCGTAACACCGTACCTGAGGTATATACTAAAGCCATTTTTCCAGATTTAGAAGATGCAGTTAATGATTTACCTGATAACCCACGTTTAACCGGTACTGTCACCAAGAACGTAGCACGTTTGTTTTTAGCCAAAGCTTATTTAACGTATGGTTGGTGGTTAGAAAATCCAAACAGTATTCCAACTTATCCTGAAGCTTCAAGGACAGATCCTGACGGCAATAGTCCCTCCTATTATTTCCAAGGGGCTTATGACGTAGCGATGGATGGAATTAATAATCCTGGGCCTTACCGACTGTTAGACTGTTTTTACGATGTACATGTAGCTACAAACGATCGTCATGAAGAAATGTTATTTTATTCAGATCGTACAGAAGAAAGCCAAATATATAATGAAGCTGATTTAGGTTGGAGTGGAACAGATGGTGGTGGACCTAATACAGCAGTTTGGATGGTAACCCCTAACTATACAACAATTACAGTTGATGGAGTTTCAGCAGTTCAACGTGAAGCAGCACAAAGTTATGGTCGACCATGGACACGTATGGCTCCAACTATTAATGTGTTTACAGAAACATTTGCTGAAAAAGATTTAGATTCACGTTACGATGCAACTTTTGTTAGTAGCTATCGCGGCAACTGGGATAAGGGTGGTGATACTACACCGACCATCACAGCAGCTAATGGTATGGAAATAGCACCTGGGGACGCAGTTATTTCATTCTTGGACGACTATGATCCTAGTGTAAACTATGTGAATGGTGGTAACCTTGGTGGAGGAGAAATTGCTGGAAGATCTGATTATGTTATTAATTTAAATGAGATAAATAGAAGGTTCTACCCTGGTTTATGGAAATTAGGAACATACCGCACCGATAATGCCGGAGGACTTGGGTCTCCAAATGGAGCCTTGACTCGTCCTTTCCCAATTGCAAAATTCTCTGAATTGTATTTAGTTGCTGCTGAGGCAGCAGTTAAAGGAGCGTCTGGTAGTATGTCTGCAAGAGATTTGGTAAACGTTATTCGCGCTAGAGCCGGTAAATGGTGTTATGATAATGGTGAAAATGAGCCTCGTGTTGAGGATAATAGTGCCGCTATGGTGGCTGCAACACCTGCCGTTGTTGACATTGACTTTATCCTTGCTGAGCGTTCTCGAGAATATTTTGGAGAAGGTTACCGTTGGTATGATTTAGTCCGTACTCAAAAATGGACTGAATATGCCAGTTCTTATGAAATTGGTGGAAATTCAGCCTCTGACCATAGTCCAACAGTGACGAATAGAACAATTCAGCCTTATCATTATTTAAGGCCAATACCGCGAAGTCAAATTGACGATATGGATATGTCTCAGGCTGAAAAGGATGCATACCAAAATCCAGGTTACCAATAA
- a CDS encoding SusC/RagA family TonB-linked outer membrane protein: MTNFIFLKSKHVVRLCLLVVFTLYCSGMSAQITVSGTVSDANGPIPGANVIVKGTQNGAATDFDGNYTLDNVASNAILVVSYVGYTSREITVNNRSRIDIVLQSDVSALDEVIVIGYGTQTRESVTGSVVSIKGGELNEVPAANFQQALQGRAAGVNISTTGTRPGDAPQIRIRGTRSLSGSNDPLIVLNGIPFSGGLSDINPNDIESLDILKDASATAIYGSRGANGVIIITTKSGKEGQKATFSYNTYYATKEVFNKYPLMNALQFIQLRADVAAHPNQGGVPIYSLGGDEYLGNDTDWQDLLYGTGFQMTHDVSVQGGSEKGNYNIGMGYFKETSVVPEDSFERISLRVQIDQEVGSLFRFGVNSVTNFNKTSSIIGIGGALSASPLLSPYDENGDFLESVRLQTAVDNLWIPTRNEVNRIGKRRANEQLDFGTYNNIYGEMKLPFLEGLKYRLNIGLNYRSSRDGNFTGQGVFNFNEQNPNSASYNSSITRDYVIENQLIFDRTFADKHQVNFVGLFSAQNTEFDNIGLAARNIPNELSLWYNLDSALAEDILNYGTGYSATGLLSYMARVMYQYDSRYLITATVRSDGSSRLAPGREWVTYPALSVGWNIGNEAFMENVDWVNLFKLRAGYGETSNQAIAPYSVQGGLGTVNYNFGSTFATGYFVNLLPNPNLGWEYSETYNFGLDFGLFNNRLSGTFEYYITNTNDVLYTLGLPETAGVGSVRSNIGEVQNKGFEATLNATIIDNPDGFSWDVGVNVYTNQNEIVSLATGVDEDEGNLWFVGSPINVIYDYDRIGLWNETDPDFQYLSILEPGASGPGMVKVRYTGDYNADGSPTRAIGADDRVIIDPTPDFQGGFNTRLAYKNFDLSMVGTFQSGGTLVSTLYSSSGYLNLLTGRQNNVDVDYWTPTNTGAKYPAPGGIQSGDNQKYASTLGYFDGSYLKIRTLTLGYNFSQDLLERIGIQRLRLYATAQNPFVLFSPFHDESGLDPEITNSGVVNGNRQNTAVNTGNISPGIPTIGTNVPSTRNYLLGLNITF; this comes from the coding sequence ATGACAAACTTTATATTTTTAAAAAGTAAACATGTGGTACGATTATGTTTATTAGTCGTATTTACATTGTATTGCTCCGGGATGTCAGCCCAAATAACCGTGTCGGGTACGGTTTCTGATGCCAATGGGCCAATACCAGGGGCGAACGTTATAGTAAAAGGTACCCAAAATGGAGCGGCTACAGATTTTGACGGTAACTATACCTTAGACAATGTAGCTTCTAATGCTATTTTGGTTGTTAGTTACGTAGGATATACTTCAAGAGAAATAACCGTTAACAATAGAAGCCGAATAGATATTGTACTTCAATCAGATGTATCCGCTTTAGACGAGGTAATAGTTATCGGTTATGGTACCCAAACAAGGGAATCCGTAACAGGATCTGTGGTCTCAATTAAAGGAGGAGAATTGAATGAAGTACCAGCAGCTAATTTCCAACAAGCTCTTCAAGGTAGAGCTGCAGGTGTAAATATTTCCACCACGGGTACACGACCAGGAGATGCTCCACAAATTAGAATTAGAGGTACGCGATCTCTTTCAGGAAGCAATGATCCATTGATAGTATTGAACGGAATTCCTTTTTCAGGAGGTTTAAGTGATATTAACCCAAATGATATTGAGAGCTTAGATATTCTTAAAGATGCTTCCGCAACTGCCATTTATGGTTCGAGAGGTGCGAATGGTGTTATAATAATTACAACCAAATCAGGAAAAGAAGGTCAAAAAGCAACCTTTTCTTATAACACCTACTATGCCACTAAGGAAGTCTTTAATAAATATCCACTTATGAATGCATTGCAGTTTATTCAACTGCGAGCTGATGTTGCAGCTCATCCAAATCAAGGAGGAGTTCCAATTTATAGTTTAGGTGGTGATGAATATCTTGGAAACGATACAGATTGGCAAGATTTGCTTTACGGTACAGGATTTCAAATGACCCATGATGTTAGTGTGCAAGGAGGATCCGAAAAAGGAAACTATAATATCGGAATGGGATATTTCAAAGAAACATCTGTTGTGCCAGAAGATTCATTCGAGAGAATCTCACTTCGCGTGCAAATCGATCAAGAAGTAGGCTCCTTATTCAGATTTGGTGTAAACTCTGTAACCAACTTTAATAAAACCAGCAGTATTATAGGTATTGGAGGTGCATTGTCTGCATCCCCATTATTAAGTCCATATGATGAGAATGGTGATTTTCTAGAATCGGTTCGTCTACAAACAGCGGTAGATAACCTTTGGATTCCAACAAGAAATGAAGTTAACCGTATAGGAAAACGTAGAGCTAATGAACAGTTGGATTTTGGTACTTATAATAATATCTATGGTGAGATGAAGTTGCCGTTCCTAGAAGGTTTGAAATACCGTCTTAATATCGGTCTAAATTACCGTTCAAGTAGAGATGGAAATTTCACAGGGCAAGGAGTATTTAATTTTAATGAACAAAACCCTAACTCCGCAAGCTATAACAGTTCTATTACTAGAGATTATGTCATTGAAAATCAATTGATTTTTGACCGTACATTCGCCGATAAACACCAAGTAAACTTTGTTGGATTATTCTCGGCTCAGAATACGGAATTTGACAATATTGGTTTAGCAGCTAGAAACATACCTAACGAATTGTCATTATGGTATAATTTAGATTCTGCTCTTGCAGAAGATATATTGAATTATGGAACTGGTTATTCAGCGACAGGATTATTGTCTTATATGGCGAGGGTAATGTATCAGTATGACAGCCGTTATTTAATAACCGCTACCGTACGTTCAGATGGTTCCTCTAGATTAGCTCCAGGTCGTGAATGGGTAACATATCCTGCTCTATCAGTAGGATGGAATATTGGTAATGAGGCCTTCATGGAAAATGTAGATTGGGTAAATTTATTTAAACTACGTGCTGGTTATGGTGAAACTTCTAACCAGGCGATTGCCCCATATTCTGTTCAAGGGGGATTAGGTACAGTAAACTATAATTTCGGCAGTACGTTTGCCACAGGATATTTTGTGAATTTATTGCCAAATCCAAACTTAGGATGGGAATATTCAGAAACTTATAACTTTGGTCTAGACTTCGGCTTATTTAATAATCGATTGTCTGGTACCTTTGAGTATTATATTACAAATACGAATGATGTACTATATACACTCGGTTTGCCAGAAACAGCTGGTGTTGGCAGTGTAAGAAGTAATATTGGTGAAGTGCAAAACAAAGGTTTTGAAGCCACTCTTAACGCTACAATCATTGATAATCCGGATGGATTTAGTTGGGATGTAGGAGTTAATGTATATACCAATCAAAACGAAATTGTTTCTTTAGCTACTGGAGTTGATGAAGATGAAGGAAACCTTTGGTTCGTTGGATCTCCTATCAATGTTATTTATGATTATGATAGAATTGGTCTATGGAATGAAACTGATCCAGATTTCCAATATTTGAGTATACTTGAGCCTGGCGCAAGTGGCCCAGGTATGGTAAAAGTACGTTATACAGGTGATTACAACGCCGATGGTTCGCCTACAAGGGCAATTGGTGCTGATGATAGAGTGATAATAGATCCTACACCAGATTTTCAAGGTGGTTTTAACACCCGTTTGGCGTATAAGAATTTTGACTTGAGTATGGTAGGTACGTTCCAAAGTGGGGGAACCCTTGTAAGTACCTTATATTCTTCAAGCGGTTATCTAAATTTATTAACCGGTAGACAAAACAACGTGGATGTAGACTATTGGACACCTACTAACACAGGAGCTAAATATCCTGCACCTGGAGGTATTCAAAGTGGTGATAACCAAAAATACGCAAGTACATTGGGTTATTTTGATGGTTCATACTTAAAAATAAGAACACTAACTTTAGGTTATAATTTTAGCCAAGATTTACTTGAAAGAATTGGAATTCAGAGGTTACGATTATATGCAACGGCACAGAATCCGTTTGTACTATTTTCTCCATTCCATGATGAATCTGGGCTAGACCCTGAAATTACAAACTCGGGTGTTGTGAACGGCAACCGTCAGAACACGGCAGTAAATACGGGTAATATTTCTCCTGGTATTCCTACCATTGGAACTAACGTTCCTTCAACGAGAAATTATTTGTTGGGGTTAAACATAACATTTTAA
- a CDS encoding glycoside hydrolase family 43 protein, whose amino-acid sequence MPEDIIDQAELDKLIEKAISEPLVTHIYTADPSAHVFDDKIYIYPSHDIDAGIPFNDNGDHFGMEDYHILSMETIDSAAVDNGVALHVNEVPWAERQMWAPDAAKKNGKYYLVFPAKNKNGIFQIGIATSNSPVGPFKAEPLPIKGSYSIDPAIFEDDDGSFYLYFGGIWGGQLQKFRNNQYREDYELPKDEEPALGPIVAKMTDDMLQFAESPKEIKIVDDTGATLLSGDNKRRFFEASWVHKFNGKYYFSYSTGDTHFICYAIGDNPYGPFTYKGRILEPVIGWTTHHSICEVNGKWYLFYHDSSLSKGITHLRSVKVNEIKHDGDGFITCLQPYKL is encoded by the coding sequence ATGCCAGAAGATATAATTGATCAGGCGGAATTAGATAAATTAATTGAAAAAGCCATTTCAGAGCCTTTGGTTACGCACATTTATACCGCAGACCCATCGGCTCATGTTTTTGACGACAAAATTTATATTTACCCAAGCCATGATATAGATGCTGGAATTCCCTTTAATGATAATGGAGATCATTTCGGCATGGAAGATTATCATATACTTTCCATGGAAACCATAGACAGTGCTGCCGTTGATAATGGTGTAGCCTTGCATGTAAATGAAGTTCCCTGGGCAGAAAGACAAATGTGGGCTCCCGATGCTGCAAAAAAGAATGGCAAATACTACTTGGTTTTTCCAGCTAAGAACAAAAATGGAATTTTTCAAATAGGTATAGCAACAAGCAATTCACCTGTTGGGCCTTTCAAGGCAGAACCTTTACCAATAAAAGGAAGTTACAGTATAGATCCAGCGATATTTGAAGATGACGATGGTAGTTTTTATCTATACTTCGGAGGAATTTGGGGTGGACAACTTCAAAAATTCAGGAACAATCAGTATAGAGAAGATTACGAGCTGCCGAAAGATGAAGAACCGGCTTTGGGTCCTATTGTTGCAAAAATGACAGACGATATGTTACAATTCGCTGAAAGTCCAAAGGAAATTAAAATAGTCGATGACACTGGAGCTACCCTTCTGTCAGGAGATAATAAAAGAAGATTTTTTGAGGCATCTTGGGTACACAAGTTTAATGGCAAATATTATTTTTCGTATTCCACCGGTGATACACATTTTATTTGTTACGCCATTGGCGATAATCCTTATGGCCCATTTACTTATAAGGGTCGAATTTTAGAGCCGGTCATTGGATGGACTACCCACCATTCAATTTGTGAAGTAAATGGAAAATGGTATTTGTTTTACCATGATTCCAGTTTATCGAAAGGAATCACTCATTTGAGGTCTGTAAAAGTTAATGAGATTAAACACGATGGAGACGGTTTTATTACTTGTTTGCAACCTTATAAATTATAA
- a CDS encoding MFS transporter, which translates to METNSHKLSVKEKIGYSLGDLAANLVFQTLITYLAYFYTDIYGLETDDASAVMLSVGLVAAFGFNPIIGALADRTNTRWGKFRPWIFWTAIPLGAAALLAFSTPDFDYKGKVIYAVVTYTLLLLLYAANNLPYSALSGVITGSMPERNSLSSYRFVAVMFAQFFVQVFMLPIIEAAGNGDKAVGIEAVMTWLAIIGTVMLLITFITTRERVVPTPEQSSTIKEDLSDLIRNKPWVIILIITTFIFITLAMKGGSYVYYFENYIDKPALTEFIQPILNFLADIGVNFFGENPVSAGFGLFNAGGIIFMIVGITLSKRFADKYGKRDVFKSALFVSTLFILVFYLFSPTSILLIFMSQILHGFFYGLTIPLLWAMIADVADYSEWKTNRRATAIIFSAMMVGLKGGLSIGSALVTFILGRYGYVTKEAANVSMNEIVQPESAILGTKMLVSVYPSIPFLICVGLLFFYEINKKMEVDIERDLLQRR; encoded by the coding sequence ATGGAAACAAACTCACATAAACTCTCTGTAAAGGAAAAAATTGGCTATAGTTTGGGAGACCTTGCTGCCAATCTTGTGTTCCAAACTCTAATTACCTATTTAGCTTATTTCTATACAGACATTTATGGTCTAGAAACTGATGACGCATCTGCGGTTATGCTTAGTGTTGGGTTAGTTGCTGCTTTTGGTTTTAATCCAATAATTGGCGCCCTGGCAGATAGAACAAATACAAGATGGGGAAAATTTCGGCCATGGATTTTTTGGACAGCCATTCCTTTAGGTGCCGCTGCATTACTAGCTTTTAGTACCCCTGATTTCGATTATAAGGGTAAGGTAATTTACGCCGTAGTTACGTATACTTTATTGCTACTTCTATATGCGGCAAATAATTTGCCCTATTCAGCTTTAAGTGGTGTTATTACTGGCAGTATGCCTGAAAGGAATAGTTTGTCATCATATCGTTTTGTTGCTGTAATGTTTGCCCAATTCTTTGTACAAGTTTTTATGTTGCCAATAATTGAAGCTGCAGGCAATGGAGACAAAGCAGTTGGGATAGAAGCAGTAATGACTTGGTTGGCTATTATTGGTACTGTTATGCTACTGATAACTTTTATTACAACAAGGGAGCGCGTTGTTCCTACACCTGAACAATCTTCGACCATTAAGGAGGATTTATCTGATTTGATAAGAAATAAACCTTGGGTAATCATATTAATTATAACAACATTCATTTTTATAACGCTTGCCATGAAAGGTGGCTCATATGTATATTATTTTGAAAACTATATAGATAAACCTGCGCTTACAGAATTTATACAACCAATATTGAATTTTCTTGCAGACATTGGGGTCAACTTTTTCGGGGAGAATCCAGTTTCTGCTGGTTTTGGATTATTTAATGCTGGAGGAATCATTTTTATGATTGTTGGTATTACCCTATCGAAGCGATTTGCAGATAAGTATGGAAAACGTGATGTGTTCAAATCCGCTCTATTTGTGTCAACACTATTTATTCTTGTGTTTTACTTGTTCTCCCCCACCTCCATTCTTTTAATCTTTATGTCACAGATATTGCATGGATTCTTCTACGGCCTTACCATCCCATTACTTTGGGCAATGATTGCGGATGTTGCGGATTATTCAGAATGGAAAACAAATAGGCGTGCAACAGCTATAATATTTTCGGCCATGATGGTAGGTTTAAAAGGAGGTTTGAGCATAGGAAGTGCATTGGTAACTTTTATTTTAGGTAGGTATGGCTATGTTACTAAAGAAGCAGCAAATGTAAGCATGAATGAAATTGTTCAGCCCGAATCAGCAATTTTAGGAACAAAAATGCTTGTTAGTGTGTACCCTTCAATTCCATTTTTAATTTGTGTAGGACTTTTATTTTTCTACGAAATAAATAAAAAAATGGAAGTTGATATTGAAAGGGATTTACTTCAAAGGAGATAG
- a CDS encoding endo-1,4-beta-xylanase: MKIKNQLPFLLAILIVSVGCKEVDDSPSKPSTLRNVFENAFYIGAALNFNQINATDSVVTSLIGREFSSITAENIMKSMNIHPQRDTFNFGEADKFVALGEEYDMFIHGHTLIWHSQLSNWFREIEDSTEFAMATEKHVRDIVTRYKGRIHSWDVVNEALNEDGTLRESIFLKKMGEDYLASSFKWASEIDPETDLYYNDYNMTNLKKREGAIRMVKHIMDQGIKVDGIGMQGHWHLNYPSLEEIEQSILDYAELGVKVAITELDISVLPNPRDLQGAEISQNFENNERLNPYKEGLPDSIQVKLANRYRDIFKVFLKHKDKISRVTFWGVNDGQSWLNGFPVRGRTNYPLLFDREFKPKAAYDTIIALKKRFDSELSSN, from the coding sequence GTGAAAATAAAAAACCAATTACCATTTCTACTGGCAATTTTAATTGTTAGTGTTGGTTGTAAAGAGGTAGATGATTCACCATCAAAACCAAGCACTCTACGAAATGTGTTTGAAAATGCATTTTATATTGGTGCCGCACTGAATTTTAACCAAATTAATGCAACCGATTCCGTTGTTACTTCTCTTATCGGGAGAGAGTTCAGTAGCATTACCGCTGAGAATATCATGAAATCAATGAATATTCACCCCCAACGAGATACTTTTAATTTTGGTGAAGCCGATAAGTTTGTTGCCTTAGGGGAAGAGTATGACATGTTCATTCATGGGCATACATTAATATGGCATAGCCAATTGTCTAATTGGTTCAGGGAAATTGAGGATAGTACGGAATTTGCCATGGCTACTGAAAAACATGTCAGGGATATAGTTACTAGATATAAAGGAAGAATTCATTCTTGGGACGTTGTTAATGAAGCATTAAATGAGGATGGCACCCTAAGAGAATCCATTTTTTTAAAGAAAATGGGGGAAGATTATCTTGCATCTTCATTTAAATGGGCTTCTGAAATTGACCCTGAAACAGATTTATATTATAACGATTATAATATGACCAACTTAAAAAAACGTGAGGGTGCCATTAGAATGGTTAAACATATAATGGATCAAGGAATTAAAGTTGATGGCATCGGCATGCAGGGACATTGGCACCTTAATTATCCGTCACTTGAAGAAATAGAACAAAGTATTTTAGATTATGCAGAACTTGGGGTTAAAGTTGCAATCACAGAGTTAGACATTAGTGTTTTGCCAAATCCACGCGATTTGCAGGGTGCGGAGATTAGTCAGAATTTCGAAAATAATGAACGTTTAAATCCTTATAAGGAAGGATTGCCAGATTCTATTCAGGTTAAATTGGCAAATAGATATAGGGACATTTTTAAGGTTTTCCTTAAACATAAGGATAAAATCAGTCGGGTTACATTTTGGGGGGTTAATGATGGACAATCATGGTTGAATGGATTCCCTGTAAGAGGAAGAACCAACTATCCATTGCTGTTTGATAGAGAATTTAAGCCTAAGGCCGCTTATGATACTATCATTGCATTAAAGAAGCGTTTTGATTCTGAATTGAGTTCTAATTAA